The Haloplanus sp. CK5-1 genome contains a region encoding:
- a CDS encoding DUF2270 domain-containing protein, whose product MSDNPSDFDPESPEEREIAGEVAGERGDFLSLMGHAYRGEMGRTTSWRTRIDRTTNWAVVLTATLLTWAFSGESRPHYILIIGIVMVSVFLGIESRRYRVYDIWRSRVRLIEENVFANALDPDGVEQSNWRELLSGDFRDPTMKIPVVEAVSRRLRRVYFALISVLIVAWLVRLTVFATTSTGLLGTATVGQVPGQFVLGTIGVYYLTVLILTFWPDRRQAKGELQAESESEEWK is encoded by the coding sequence ATGTCGGATAATCCGTCCGATTTCGACCCAGAGTCGCCTGAAGAACGCGAGATTGCCGGTGAGGTAGCAGGTGAACGCGGGGATTTTCTCTCGCTCATGGGCCACGCATATCGTGGTGAGATGGGTCGCACTACGTCCTGGCGCACACGGATCGATAGGACGACCAACTGGGCTGTTGTATTGACAGCGACGTTACTCACGTGGGCTTTCTCGGGAGAGTCACGCCCGCACTACATCCTCATCATAGGGATTGTTATGGTATCTGTATTTTTAGGCATCGAATCGCGTCGCTACCGCGTGTACGATATCTGGCGGTCTCGAGTACGCCTCATCGAAGAGAACGTGTTCGCAAACGCCCTCGATCCGGATGGCGTAGAGCAATCCAATTGGCGTGAGCTTCTCAGCGGCGATTTTCGAGACCCAACGATGAAAATACCAGTAGTCGAAGCTGTTTCGCGCCGGCTTCGACGGGTCTATTTCGCTTTGATTTCCGTTTTGATCGTCGCCTGGCTCGTCCGGCTAACCGTGTTTGCAACAACGTCCACCGGACTCCTTGGAACTGCGACCGTTGGCCAAGTGCCGGGTCAATTCGTTCTCGGAACTATTGGGGTGTACTATCTCACTGTGCTGATTCTGACCTTCTGGCCAGACAGACGGCAAGCAAAGGGTGAGTTGCAGGCAGAATCGGAGTCCGAAGAGTGGAAGTAA
- a CDS encoding transposase: MSSATLQDDPSVESFFNAVETETLALFEHLSFEFLEGFDVFAPAETGRTRDLEPPEMMRGFLHCYYKNIYGIRPVARELNNTVVWLSCSFDRPPSRDAVDRFLTDLEHVVDRVFDHLVEQAALRGLLDLTYSIDSTDVRAMPADPDALKCYDPTDDEYYYGYGCTIVSTGQKIPIAAEFTESKQAPEETAMRVTRDALAVGKPMWMLGDSAYDTLDWHDHLLAAGVVPVAPYNPRNTDDPKDIEYRVEDRIEKHSNDVQLKQSTLDETYNRRSGVERTNESVKGCGLGRTHARGRVHARAQVFLALCLRLVVAITNYERGDNPGSTIITV, from the coding sequence ATGAGTTCAGCGACCCTGCAAGATGATCCTTCGGTAGAATCGTTCTTCAATGCCGTGGAAACGGAGACGTTGGCGTTGTTCGAGCACCTCTCCTTCGAGTTTCTTGAAGGGTTCGACGTGTTCGCCCCGGCGGAGACGGGGCGAACACGAGATCTTGAGCCGCCCGAGATGATGCGTGGCTTTCTCCATTGCTATTACAAGAACATCTACGGTATCCGTCCGGTTGCACGAGAACTGAACAACACCGTTGTCTGGCTCAGCTGTAGCTTCGATCGACCGCCGTCGAGAGACGCGGTCGATCGATTCCTCACTGATCTTGAGCACGTTGTTGACCGGGTCTTCGACCATCTCGTCGAGCAGGCCGCCTTGCGGGGCCTGCTCGACTTGACGTATTCTATCGATTCAACCGACGTGAGAGCGATGCCCGCCGATCCAGACGCATTGAAGTGCTATGATCCAACCGATGACGAGTACTACTACGGCTACGGCTGCACGATCGTCTCAACCGGGCAAAAGATCCCGATTGCAGCCGAGTTCACCGAGAGCAAACAAGCACCAGAAGAGACGGCGATGCGCGTCACGCGTGACGCGCTCGCCGTCGGGAAACCGATGTGGATGCTTGGAGACAGTGCCTACGACACGCTCGACTGGCACGACCACCTGCTGGCCGCAGGGGTCGTGCCAGTCGCTCCGTACAATCCACGAAACACCGACGACCCGAAAGATATCGAGTACAGGGTAGAAGACCGCATTGAAAAACACAGCAACGACGTTCAGCTGAAGCAATCAACGCTAGACGAGACGTACAACCGCCGGAGTGGCGTCGAACGAACCAACGAATCAGTCAAGGGCTGCGGCCTCGGGCGAACGCACGCCCGAGGCCGCGTCCATGCACGAGCGCAGGTGTTCCTCGCGTTGTGTCTGCGCCTCGTCGTCGCAATCACCAACTACGAACGCGGAGACAATCCGGGAAGCACAATCATCACGGTGTGA
- a CDS encoding TRAM domain-containing protein, with the protein MEISDQLRCLFSANIEERGDSYVVEVPEQEIQLGDVQEGETYRVAVLPSPSTEESDVIDDDETEADTQPEPARQTPPVEEGEQRTVEIEDLGEQGDGITRVERGFVVIVPDTEQGERVTVEITDVRENVAFAEVVERVSYYE; encoded by the coding sequence ATGGAAATTTCCGACCAACTCCGTTGTCTGTTTTCGGCTAATATCGAAGAGAGAGGCGATTCCTACGTTGTTGAAGTTCCCGAGCAAGAGATTCAACTTGGCGACGTTCAGGAAGGCGAGACGTATCGCGTAGCCGTTCTACCGTCACCTTCGACCGAGGAATCCGATGTGATTGACGACGACGAGACTGAAGCCGACACACAGCCCGAGCCAGCCCGACAGACACCACCTGTCGAAGAGGGCGAACAGCGAACCGTCGAAATCGAAGACCTCGGAGAACAGGGTGACGGTATTACGCGTGTCGAACGTGGTTTCGTTGTTATCGTACCCGACACCGAACAGGGCGAACGCGTCACCGTTGAAATTACTGATGTGCGCGAGAACGTCGCCTTCGCGGAAGTTGTCGAACGCGTGAGTTATTACGAGTGA
- a CDS encoding class I SAM-dependent DNA methyltransferase, whose protein sequence is MTISLEELDTHLFKCADIIRDAVDSTDYKSYVLPLLYYKSISDEFEVQYAENVEEYGEDFARQENLYDIPVVPEGHSWEDVRSVSDNVDQALNEAFDALTEENPELKGVFEGTDYIDADALNDNRLGKLVEHLSKHDLDRDSIPPDMLGEAYMDLVRHFASEEGKDGGQFFTPPQIVNLCVRLVDEFEDGHTFHDPTVGSGGMLIEAARYYREKQGGDPSKMTFTGQEINPDIAAIAKMNLSIHGLNGQIEREDSLASPEFTNDEDNELTRFDRVLANFPFSANWSKEELQDDPWGRFHWHEKLPRADRGDYSFIMHMAEQLKDPERGDDSGGKAAIVIPNGVLFRKHEAKYREYMLENDMVEAVVALPENLFQNVPIPSAILVLNTDKPAERENEVQFIHADDEAFYQDESSQNILIDEGLDHIVENFNNWTSEERVSRTVSLDEIRENDYNLNVALYVDTTEPEEEINVQEELGKLRELQAERDEIENKMNQHMGVLNYE, encoded by the coding sequence ATGACTATCTCGCTGGAAGAACTGGACACTCACCTCTTCAAGTGTGCCGACATAATTCGTGACGCTGTAGACTCAACAGATTATAAGTCATATGTTTTACCATTATTATATTATAAATCAATCTCTGACGAGTTCGAGGTACAATACGCCGAGAACGTCGAAGAGTATGGTGAGGATTTCGCCCGCCAAGAGAATCTATACGATATTCCAGTCGTCCCCGAGGGACATTCGTGGGAAGACGTTCGCTCTGTTTCAGATAACGTAGACCAAGCCCTAAACGAAGCCTTCGACGCGCTTACCGAGGAAAATCCGGAACTGAAGGGAGTTTTTGAGGGAACAGATTACATCGACGCCGACGCGCTGAACGACAACCGGCTCGGGAAACTCGTTGAACACCTCTCGAAGCACGACCTTGACCGAGACAGCATTCCGCCGGACATGCTCGGTGAGGCGTATATGGACTTAGTTCGACATTTCGCTTCAGAAGAAGGGAAGGATGGGGGTCAATTCTTCACACCCCCGCAAATCGTCAACCTCTGTGTCCGACTCGTAGACGAGTTTGAAGACGGCCACACGTTCCATGACCCGACTGTCGGCTCCGGTGGTATGCTAATTGAGGCGGCTCGATACTACCGCGAGAAACAGGGTGGCGACCCGTCGAAAATGACCTTCACCGGGCAAGAAATCAATCCGGACATTGCGGCTATCGCCAAAATGAACCTCTCTATTCATGGCCTCAATGGTCAGATAGAGCGTGAGGATTCGTTGGCGAGTCCGGAGTTCACCAATGACGAGGATAACGAACTGACGCGTTTCGACCGGGTGCTGGCGAACTTCCCGTTCTCGGCCAACTGGTCAAAAGAAGAACTTCAGGACGACCCATGGGGGCGTTTCCATTGGCATGAGAAACTCCCCCGCGCCGACAGAGGGGATTACAGTTTCATTATGCACATGGCCGAGCAACTGAAAGACCCCGAGCGAGGCGACGATTCGGGCGGGAAGGCGGCTATCGTTATTCCCAACGGTGTGCTGTTCCGTAAGCACGAAGCAAAGTATCGGGAGTATATGTTGGAGAACGATATGGTGGAAGCGGTTGTCGCACTTCCCGAGAACCTCTTCCAGAATGTTCCAATCCCGTCAGCAATCCTTGTTCTGAATACTGACAAGCCCGCCGAGCGTGAGAACGAAGTACAATTCATTCACGCCGACGATGAGGCCTTCTATCAAGATGAATCCAGTCAGAATATTCTAATTGACGAAGGTCTTGACCACATTGTAGAGAATTTCAACAACTGGACGAGTGAGGAGCGTGTCAGTCGAACGGTATCGCTGGACGAGATTCGAGAGAACGATTACAATCTAAATGTGGCACTCTACGTCGACACGACCGAGCCGGAAGAAGAAATAAACGTACAGGAAGAACTTGGGAAACTACGTGAGTTACAAGCCGAGCGGGACGAGATAGAGAATAAAATGAATCAGCATATGGGGGTGCTGAACTATGAGTGA
- a CDS encoding restriction endonuclease subunit S, which yields MSEDATLDEFQDNTESSQGQGWQVVRLEDVSRKRSENVDPQEVDLERHVGLEHINPNMPYPGWEPIDGLSSTKRYFKAGDVLFAKLRPNLEKSAQPSFEGVASTDIFPIVGKESVNSKYLLYRLSSKTAYDYARRTSAGTRMPRTSWNLFSNFEFGLPPLSEQRKIATVLHNVDQAIQKTEEIINQTESAKQALMQSLLLDGYYEHDETIDAHHRNRLPRHPSEWITKPAEEIMNVTRGAHPRPKSDDSLWGEDIPIIKISDRDRGDSRTITSTDDMVTEKGSQSSKLVDEGTLIVSNAGTVGAARITGMQTCIHDHWLILRDYEEHLTTRYLYYFINWNQNFLEALASGSTVLDLNTDDFRLFDVTFPTLDEQREITDALDSLHEQKMVNLQYADRLRRVKQGLMQDLLSGTVSTTDTNIEVPDEIAQHG from the coding sequence ATGAGTGAGGACGCGACTCTGGATGAGTTTCAGGACAATACAGAGAGTAGTCAGGGTCAGGGGTGGCAAGTCGTGCGGCTTGAAGACGTGTCTCGAAAACGGTCGGAAAATGTTGACCCGCAAGAGGTGGATTTAGAGAGGCACGTCGGACTTGAACATATCAACCCAAATATGCCGTACCCGGGGTGGGAACCGATTGACGGCCTGTCAAGCACTAAACGATATTTTAAGGCCGGAGATGTTCTATTCGCAAAACTCCGCCCCAATCTTGAGAAATCCGCACAGCCCAGTTTTGAGGGGGTTGCTTCGACCGACATTTTCCCCATCGTTGGTAAAGAGAGTGTCAACTCGAAGTACCTATTGTACCGCTTGAGTTCAAAAACCGCCTATGACTACGCTCGGCGCACCTCGGCTGGCACGCGTATGCCGCGAACCTCATGGAACCTCTTCAGTAACTTTGAGTTCGGCCTTCCACCACTCTCGGAACAGCGCAAAATCGCCACCGTACTTCACAACGTTGACCAAGCGATTCAGAAGACCGAGGAAATCATCAATCAAACTGAAAGTGCCAAACAGGCTCTCATGCAATCTCTCTTGCTGGACGGCTATTATGAACATGATGAAACAATTGACGCTCACCATCGGAACCGGCTACCTCGGCACCCGAGTGAATGGATAACGAAACCAGCCGAAGAGATAATGAATGTGACGCGGGGGGCACATCCCCGACCAAAGAGCGACGATTCCCTGTGGGGTGAGGATATTCCTATCATTAAGATTAGCGACAGGGACAGGGGAGACTCCCGCACAATCACATCAACAGACGATATGGTAACTGAAAAAGGAAGTCAAAGTAGTAAATTAGTAGATGAAGGTACTCTGATTGTGTCAAACGCTGGTACTGTCGGAGCGGCCCGAATCACGGGAATGCAAACCTGTATCCATGACCATTGGCTTATTCTCCGCGACTATGAAGAACACCTCACCACGCGTTATCTCTACTATTTCATTAATTGGAACCAGAACTTCTTGGAAGCACTCGCATCTGGTAGTACGGTATTAGACCTTAATACCGACGATTTCCGGCTCTTTGATGTGACTTTCCCTACCTTGGACGAACAGCGAGAAATTACAGACGCACTCGACAGCCTACATGAACAAAAGATGGTTAATTTACAATATGCCGACCGGCTACGGCGGGTCAAACAAGGCCTCATGCAAGACTTGCTCTCGGGAACAGTCAGTACAACCGACACTAACATAGAGGTGCCTGACGAAATCGCACAGCATGGTTAG
- a CDS encoding PAS domain S-box protein: protein MDEGVQGVSDIYKLAYESALAGIAIADLQGNLCKVNPAFTDMWGYDEDEVIDQPVTDFWADPAKAASVAEDVIEHGEWEGTLVAETKDGNTFEAQASASVVTNEDGEPAYIMSSFIDISELASRERELQHKNEQLEQFASAISHDLRNPLNVVQGRIELAQTEHESDHLSEAASALERAQAILDDVLTLAREGEELGETEPVDLAMVTNTCWRVS, encoded by the coding sequence ATGGATGAGGGTGTCCAAGGCGTCTCTGATATATACAAGTTAGCCTATGAATCGGCACTTGCGGGCATCGCAATCGCAGATTTGCAGGGCAACTTATGCAAAGTGAACCCTGCGTTCACCGATATGTGGGGCTATGATGAAGACGAAGTCATTGACCAGCCAGTAACCGACTTTTGGGCGGATCCTGCCAAAGCAGCCTCGGTAGCAGAGGATGTTATTGAACATGGCGAATGGGAAGGGACACTCGTTGCGGAAACAAAAGACGGGAATACATTCGAGGCCCAGGCCTCAGCCAGCGTCGTAACGAATGAAGATGGGGAGCCAGCCTACATTATGTCCTCGTTTATAGACATTTCCGAACTGGCCAGCCGTGAGCGCGAACTCCAGCACAAGAACGAACAACTGGAGCAGTTCGCAAGCGCAATTTCACATGATCTTCGGAATCCGTTAAATGTTGTACAGGGGCGAATTGAATTGGCCCAAACAGAGCATGAGAGCGATCACCTTTCAGAAGCGGCGTCGGCACTGGAGCGGGCTCAAGCGATCCTTGATGATGTACTGACGTTGGCACGCGAGGGTGAAGAACTCGGTGAGACTGAACCAGTTGATCTTGCGATGGTCACTAACACGTGTTGGAGGGTGTCATAG